A genomic window from bacterium includes:
- a CDS encoding YbaB/EbfC family nucleoid-associated protein, which translates to MKNLNQLMKQAQQMQTRMAELQRELAETPFTGEAGGVVQVTLSGAQELLAVKIAPAALTDGDAELLEDLITAAFRAAQAEARRASEEKLGGLTGGLGLPGL; encoded by the coding sequence ATGAAGAACCTCAATCAGCTCATGAAGCAGGCGCAGCAGATGCAAACGCGCATGGCCGAGCTGCAGCGCGAGCTGGCCGAGACCCCCTTCACCGGCGAGGCCGGCGGCGTCGTCCAGGTGACCCTGAGCGGCGCCCAGGAGCTGCTCGCCGTCAAGATCGCACCGGCCGCCCTGACCGACGGCGACGCGGAGCTGCTCGAGGACCTGATCACCGCGGCCTTCCGCGCGGCCCAGGCGGAGGCGCGGCGGGCCAGCGAGGAGAAGCTGGGCGGGCTCACGGGCGGCCTGGGCCTGCCGGGGCTCTAG
- the dnaX gene encoding DNA polymerase III subunit gamma/tau produces MDYRVLALKYRPTRFEEVVGQDAVTSVLAGAIAQGRLGQAYLFSGPRGCGKTTTARILAMALNCERGPTPTPCGECAACRAVVAGSSLAVIEIDAASTGGVEDIRNIREEAALGSIGGRYKIYILDEAHQITAAGANALLKTLEEPPPGTIFVLATTEPQKILPTIHSRCQRFGFRLLAQAEIAGRLADICAREGIAAPAETLAAIARRADGSLRDGLTLLDQALASGGGQLALDAVTAVLGLTRHDHFFALDAAWQAQDAGAALRALDAALAGGLSPREFALGLAAHLRDLLLLRVDPALLAGEIGEADRQRCTALAQHWQVEDLLALLRLVGERGDQIRYASQPRLLLDTLVVEIARFERRVLLSELLSRLKVGRPEGEAGGGRAAGGAGRETAGEGAGPEPDGLRGGAPAAAARPAPRAGARPVPARAPILSEAADPAQLWGEFVGEVSRSMKSLGSFLEQARPGVLGEKHYSVVVQTPFQLAMLDTPEHLRLMGETLGKLTGRSRQIRLELAAAGAQAPERISAGRAAEARREQALSDHAGDPLIQDLLQRFDGELLED; encoded by the coding sequence GTGGACTACCGCGTGCTGGCGCTCAAGTATCGACCGACGCGCTTCGAGGAGGTCGTCGGCCAGGACGCGGTGACCAGCGTGCTCGCCGGCGCCATCGCCCAGGGCCGTCTCGGCCAGGCCTACCTCTTCTCGGGCCCGCGCGGCTGCGGCAAGACGACCACTGCCCGCATCCTGGCGATGGCGCTCAATTGCGAGCGGGGGCCGACGCCGACGCCCTGCGGCGAGTGCGCGGCCTGCCGCGCCGTCGTGGCGGGCAGCAGCCTGGCCGTCATCGAGATCGACGCCGCCAGCACGGGCGGCGTCGAGGACATCCGCAACATCCGGGAGGAAGCGGCGCTGGGCAGCATCGGTGGCCGCTACAAGATCTACATCCTCGATGAGGCGCACCAGATCACCGCGGCCGGCGCCAACGCGCTCCTGAAGACGCTCGAGGAGCCGCCGCCGGGAACGATCTTCGTGCTGGCCACCACCGAGCCGCAGAAGATACTGCCGACCATCCACTCCCGCTGCCAGCGCTTCGGCTTCCGCCTGCTCGCTCAGGCCGAGATCGCCGGCCGTCTCGCCGACATCTGCGCCCGCGAGGGCATCGCCGCGCCGGCGGAGACGCTCGCGGCCATCGCCCGGCGTGCCGACGGCAGCTTGCGGGACGGCCTGACCCTGCTCGATCAGGCCCTCGCCTCGGGGGGTGGCCAACTCGCGCTGGACGCCGTGACCGCCGTGCTCGGACTCACTCGCCACGATCACTTCTTCGCGCTGGATGCCGCCTGGCAGGCCCAGGACGCCGGCGCCGCCCTGCGCGCCCTCGACGCCGCCCTCGCCGGCGGCCTCAGTCCCCGCGAGTTCGCGCTCGGCCTGGCCGCCCACCTGCGCGACCTCCTGCTCCTGCGCGTGGACCCCGCGCTGCTCGCGGGTGAGATCGGCGAGGCGGACCGGCAGCGCTGCACCGCGCTCGCGCAGCATTGGCAAGTCGAGGACCTGCTCGCCCTGCTGCGCCTCGTCGGCGAGCGCGGCGACCAGATCCGTTACGCCAGCCAACCGCGGCTCCTGCTCGACACCCTCGTCGTCGAGATCGCCCGCTTCGAGCGCCGCGTGCTGCTGAGCGAACTGCTCAGCCGCCTCAAGGTCGGGCGGCCGGAGGGCGAGGCCGGCGGCGGCCGCGCAGCGGGTGGCGCCGGGCGCGAGACGGCGGGTGAGGGGGCCGGCCCGGAGCCGGACGGCCTGCGCGGCGGCGCCCCTGCGGCTGCGGCGCGACCCGCGCCCCGTGCCGGCGCGCGCCCCGTGCCGGCGCGAGCGCCGATCCTGAGCGAGGCTGCCGACCCGGCGCAGCTCTGGGGCGAGTTCGTCGGGGAGGTGAGCCGGAGCATGAAGTCCCTCGGCTCCTTCCTCGAGCAGGCGCGCCCGGGCGTACTCGGCGAGAAGCACTACAGCGTCGTCGTGCAGACCCCCTTTCAGCTGGCGATGCTCGATACCCCGGAGCATCTGCGCCTGATGGGCGAGACGCTGGGCAAGCTCACGGGGCGCTCGCGGCAGATCCGCCTCGAGCTGGCGGCCGCCGGGGCCCAGGCCCCCGAGCGCATCAGCGCCGGGCGGGCGGCGGAGGCGCGGCGCGAGCAGGCGCTGAGCGACCACGCCGGGGATCCCCTGATCCAGGACCTCCTCCAGCGCTTCGACGGCGAGCTGCTCGAGGACTGA
- a CDS encoding nucleoside deaminase, protein MDRIETDTYFMWMALDEAQAAFGKEEVPVGAVVVHQGIVIGRGHNSVETLQDPTAHAELLAITAAAGTLKSWRLNECTLYVSLEPCTMCIGAIHLARIQRVVFGAKDPKFGACGSIIDVPAVSSWNHTVEVQGGILDDEAGKLMRSFFRKLRD, encoded by the coding sequence ATGGATCGCATCGAGACCGACACCTACTTCATGTGGATGGCGCTCGACGAGGCGCAGGCCGCCTTCGGCAAGGAGGAGGTTCCCGTCGGCGCCGTCGTCGTGCACCAGGGCATCGTCATCGGTCGCGGCCACAACTCGGTCGAGACCCTGCAGGATCCGACGGCTCATGCCGAGCTGCTGGCGATCACGGCCGCTGCCGGCACCCTCAAAAGCTGGCGCTTGAACGAGTGCACCCTCTATGTTAGCTTGGAACCCTGCACGATGTGCATCGGGGCCATCCATCTGGCTCGCATCCAGCGAGTGGTCTTCGGGGCCAAGGATCCCAAGTTCGGCGCCTGCGGTTCCATCATCGACGTCCCGGCGGTGTCGAGCTGGAACCACACGGTCGAGGTGCAAGGCGGCATCCTCGACGACGAGGCCGGCAAGCTGATGCGCAGCTTCTTTCGGAAGCTCCGGGACTGA